A single window of Flavobacterium sp. 140616W15 DNA harbors:
- a CDS encoding DNA polymerase III subunit delta' yields MQFSEILGQDHIKNHLIKTASSGRIPHAQLFIGQEGSGTLPTAIAYAQYILCGNSGPDNENGNTSCNLKFQSISHPDLHFIYPTVTTEDVKTKPKSLDFIQNWRNFIQEMPYGGLFDWYKTLGVQNKQGEIRVEDAQEVLKSLALKSYEGGYKIMIIWMADKMNIAASNKLLKLLEEPSDKTIFILISENEESIIQTIRSRCQVLHFNGLSERIIADALVSKENLEPNMALKIAHQAQGNYNKALHLIKNDEDEYPFEQWFVTWVRAAFKAKGNAAAIQDLITWSEQIAALGRESQKKFLEFCIEMFRQALLLNYQAPSLVYMEPKVEKFKLENFAPFVNGNNINDIFKELSDAMYHIERNGNAKIILTDLSIKLTRLIHKK; encoded by the coding sequence ATGCAATTTTCTGAAATTTTAGGCCAAGACCATATCAAAAATCACTTAATAAAAACTGCTTCTTCGGGGAGAATTCCTCATGCACAATTATTTATAGGTCAAGAAGGATCTGGAACTTTACCCACTGCCATAGCATACGCACAATATATATTGTGCGGAAATTCTGGTCCTGATAATGAAAACGGAAATACGTCCTGTAATTTAAAATTTCAGTCCATATCACATCCCGACTTACATTTTATATATCCAACAGTAACTACCGAAGATGTAAAAACCAAACCCAAAAGTCTCGATTTTATACAAAATTGGCGCAATTTTATTCAAGAAATGCCTTATGGTGGTTTATTCGATTGGTACAAAACCCTTGGCGTTCAAAATAAACAAGGTGAAATTCGAGTAGAAGATGCTCAAGAGGTGTTAAAATCACTTGCGTTAAAATCGTATGAAGGTGGTTATAAAATTATGATCATCTGGATGGCAGATAAAATGAATATCGCAGCTTCTAATAAACTTTTAAAACTATTAGAAGAACCATCTGATAAAACTATTTTTATTTTAATATCCGAAAACGAAGAATCAATCATTCAGACCATTCGTTCACGTTGTCAAGTATTGCATTTCAACGGATTAAGTGAGAGGATAATAGCCGATGCATTAGTTTCTAAAGAAAATTTAGAGCCCAATATGGCATTAAAAATAGCTCATCAGGCACAAGGTAATTACAACAAAGCCTTACACTTAATAAAAAATGACGAAGATGAATATCCTTTTGAACAATGGTTTGTTACATGGGTTCGTGCCGCTTTTAAAGCAAAAGGAAACGCTGCAGCAATACAAGATTTAATTACCTGGAGTGAGCAAATTGCTGCTTTAGGTCGAGAAAGTCAGAAAAAATTCTTAGAATTCTGCATCGAAATGTTTCGTCAAGCCCTTTTACTTAATTATCAAGCTCCAAGCTTAGTTTATATGGAGCCTAAAGTTGAAAAATTTAAACTAGAAAATTTTGCTCCATTTGTAAATGGAAATAACATTAACGATATATTCAAAGAGCTATCTGATGCGATGTATCATATTGAGCGCAACGGAAATGCAAAAATTATTTTAACCGATTTATCCATAAAACTAACCCGTTTAATTCATAAAAAATAA
- a CDS encoding DoxX family membrane protein → MNNIASILILVFLAVTFLQSGYDKIFYWKDNVSWLKEHFAKTQLKNQVPLALFNVLVLELISGILCIVGSIQLFLNSGREYGLYGAIFSCITLIMLLFGQRLAKDYDGARTIAIYFIPAVVAVYWLN, encoded by the coding sequence ATGAACAATATTGCCTCAATTTTAATTTTAGTGTTCTTAGCTGTAACATTTCTTCAATCTGGTTACGACAAAATTTTTTATTGGAAAGATAATGTAAGCTGGCTAAAAGAACATTTTGCAAAAACACAGCTTAAAAACCAAGTACCACTTGCCTTATTTAATGTCCTTGTTTTAGAATTGATATCTGGTATACTTTGTATTGTAGGATCAATTCAGTTATTTTTAAATAGTGGCAGAGAATATGGTTTATATGGAGCAATTTTCTCTTGTATTACCCTGATAATGTTACTTTTTGGACAAAGATTAGCCAAAGATTACGATGGAGCAAGAACAATTGCTATTTATTTTATCCCGGCAGTTGTAGCAGTTTATTGGTTGAATTAA
- a CDS encoding WG repeat-containing protein, with protein MINNYVNKTNYLKINKNIILPLLVFLYQGKVIGQEDFMDPISYKWGLIDDNKNIIITPKYDIIYLFDEGFAPISLNGKWGFIDKKGQEITPIKYDSVLFFKEGFASVQLNNKWGFIDSFGKEITPIKYDDTGFFNKGQAHIIINNKQGLINKTGQEITPIKYDNVGWLTEGLTLVTLDSKWGFVDSNGEEIIPLKYDSVTLFYNGISEVELNGKKFYINTKGEQTPYN; from the coding sequence TTGATAAACAATTACGTAAACAAAACTAATTATTTAAAAATAAATAAAAACATTATCTTGCCTTTATTAGTATTCCTATATCAAGGAAAAGTAATTGGACAAGAAGACTTTATGGATCCTATTTCGTATAAATGGGGATTAATTGATGACAATAAAAATATTATCATAACTCCAAAATATGACATTATATACCTTTTTGATGAAGGATTTGCTCCAATATCCCTAAATGGGAAATGGGGATTCATCGATAAAAAAGGTCAAGAAATTACTCCCATAAAATATGACAGTGTCCTCTTTTTTAAAGAAGGTTTTGCATCTGTTCAACTTAATAATAAATGGGGATTCATAGATAGCTTTGGAAAAGAAATTACACCAATAAAATATGATGACACAGGTTTTTTCAACAAAGGTCAGGCACATATAATTATTAACAACAAACAAGGGCTGATTAACAAAACTGGTCAAGAAATTACTCCTATAAAATATGACAATGTCGGTTGGCTAACAGAAGGACTTACTTTGGTGACTCTCGATAGCAAATGGGGGTTTGTAGATAGTAATGGTGAAGAAATAATCCCATTAAAATATGATAGTGTAACACTTTTCTATAATGGCATCTCGGAAGTAGAACTTAACGGAAAGAAATTTTATATTAATACAAAAGGAGAACAAACACCCTACAATTAA
- a CDS encoding WG repeat-containing protein, with translation MNHLKLNKHLLLVVLAFVIQSKTIAQEAYLDPETEKWGLIDGEDNYILEPKYDKMFAPEEGFFIVVKNNKYGFIDLTGKEIVSPKYDEIFSPKDGFFVVRNGEKHGVADHNGKEIVLPKYDEVYVFQDGLAIVILNGKWGLINTSGKEITPLKYDKIYGVKENFSMVVLNNKTGFVDRSGKEIIEPKYDDAFGFDKGVAIVGNKDKWGLINAKGKEITSLKYDKIFGLEDNISQVTLNGKSGYLDTTGKEVIPLKYDTIYAFEGDYAPASIQGKWGLINRKGDTIIPFKYDSMTCFCGERVEVELNGETFSLNIRGERI, from the coding sequence ATGAATCATTTAAAATTAAACAAGCACCTACTTTTGGTTGTATTAGCATTTGTAATTCAATCAAAAACAATCGCACAAGAAGCATATTTAGATCCCGAAACTGAAAAATGGGGGTTAATCGATGGAGAAGATAACTATATCCTTGAACCAAAATATGACAAAATGTTTGCACCCGAAGAAGGGTTCTTTATTGTAGTTAAAAACAATAAATATGGATTTATAGATTTAACTGGAAAAGAAATTGTATCCCCTAAATATGATGAAATATTTTCACCTAAAGACGGTTTTTTTGTTGTCAGAAATGGGGAAAAACATGGTGTTGCAGATCATAATGGAAAAGAAATAGTTTTACCCAAATATGATGAAGTTTATGTTTTTCAAGATGGCTTAGCAATTGTAATTTTAAACGGAAAATGGGGTTTAATTAACACGAGCGGAAAAGAAATTACTCCATTAAAATACGATAAAATATATGGCGTTAAAGAAAATTTTTCAATGGTTGTACTTAACAACAAAACAGGATTTGTAGATAGAAGCGGAAAAGAGATTATTGAACCAAAATATGATGATGCGTTCGGTTTTGACAAGGGAGTGGCAATAGTCGGAAATAAAGATAAATGGGGCCTAATAAATGCGAAGGGAAAAGAAATTACCTCATTAAAATACGACAAAATATTTGGCCTGGAAGATAACATTTCACAAGTAACTCTAAACGGAAAATCAGGATATCTAGATACAACAGGAAAGGAAGTTATTCCATTAAAATATGATACTATTTATGCCTTCGAAGGGGATTATGCACCCGCAAGCATCCAAGGTAAATGGGGATTAATTAACCGAAAAGGAGATACAATCATACCGTTTAAATATGATTCTATGACTTGCTTTTGTGGAGAGCGAGTAGAAGTTGAACTTAACGGAGAAACATTTTCTTTGAACATCAGAGGAGAACGTATTTAG
- a CDS encoding acyl-CoA thioesterase, protein MKPKHPSESLTILTDLVLPSETNPLNNLFGGELLARMDRAASIAARRHSRRIVVTASVNHVAFNRAISLGSVVTVEAKVSRSFKSSMEVFIDVWVEDRESGNRTKANEAIYTFVAVDDTGRPVEVPPIDPETELEKQRFEAALRRKQLSLLLAGKIKPEEATELRALFL, encoded by the coding sequence ATGAAACCTAAACATCCTTCAGAATCTTTAACTATATTAACCGATTTAGTTTTACCAAGCGAAACTAATCCTTTAAACAATCTATTTGGTGGCGAATTATTAGCCAGAATGGATCGTGCCGCAAGTATTGCTGCCAGAAGACATTCACGCCGAATTGTAGTTACTGCATCTGTAAATCACGTTGCTTTTAATAGAGCAATATCTTTAGGAAGCGTAGTAACTGTTGAGGCAAAAGTATCAAGATCATTCAAAAGCTCAATGGAAGTTTTTATAGATGTATGGGTAGAAGATCGCGAATCAGGAAATAGAACAAAAGCCAACGAAGCAATTTATACTTTTGTTGCAGTTGATGATACTGGAAGACCGGTAGAAGTACCGCCAATTGATCCAGAAACAGAGCTTGAAAAACAACGTTTTGAAGCTGCATTGCGTCGTAAACAATTAAGTTTATTATTGGCTGGAAAAATAAAACCTGAAGAAGCAACAGAACTTAGAGCGTTATTTTTATAA